TCGTCGGTCTCGACATCGACGACGTCGACCTGGAGACGCAGACGGTGCTGCTCCGGGGCAAGGGCAGCAAGGAGCGGATCGTTCCGTTCGGCAGGTACGCCGCCGAGACGGTGGCGGCGTACCTGACCCGCGCCCGCCCGGAGCTGGTCTCCGCCGGGAAGGGCACCCCGGCCCTGTTCCTCAACGCCCGCGGCGGACGGCTGTCGCGGCAGAGCGCCTGGACGGTGATCGTGAAGTCGGCCGAACGTGCGGGCATCACCGCCGAGGTCTCGCCCCACACCCTGCGGCACTCGTTCGCCACCCACGTGCTCGAGGGCGGTGCCGACATCCGGGTCGTCCAGGAGCTCCTCGGGCACGCGTCGGTGACCACCACCCAGGTCTACACGCTGGTGACCGTCGACGGTCTGCGCGAGGTCTACGCCGCTGCTCATCCGCGTGCGCTGAAGGCCTGAGAAACGCACAGGTTTATGCACAGGCAGAGGGTCTCCTGTGCATCTGAGCGGGACTCTGTGCACACTGTTTCCCCAGATTTCAGTTCGGGTCCATCAGACCTCCGGCTCGCCTTGTATGCCCTGACCCGGCGGGCCTAGAGTCGCGCCCACTGCACGACTTGTGGCCAAGTCGACAAAGCTGCAGTCGACTGAGACAGGGGAACCGGACCATGAGCGGTGCCGACGGATTCGGCGGACACTCCACCAGCGCCTCCGAGGTGCCACCGATGGTTCACAACCCGGTCACCGCGCAGGAGCGGGAGCAGCAGGACGCGACGGTGCTGCCGTACAAGTCGGACCCTGCTGTCACCCTGGAGACACCTGTCGTCCAGCCTGAGGAGAACACCGTGGACGCCGTGATCGGCGCGACCGGTCGGCCACTGCCCGACTTCCCGGAGCCCGGCCCCGTGGGGGCGCGCACGAAGGCGCGCGTCATCTCGATGTGCAACCAGAAGGGTGGCGTCGGCAAGACCACGACGACGATCAACCTGGGCGCCTCGCTGGCCGAGTACGGGCGCAAGGTCCTGCTCGTGGACTTCGACCCGCAGGGCTCGCTCTCGGTCGGCCTGGGTCTCAACCCGCACCAGATGGAGTACTCCATCTACAACCTGCTCATGGACCGTGAGGTCGCGCTCGAGGAGGTCGTCGTGCCGAGCGGTGTGGCCGGCATGGACCTGCTGCCCTCGAACATCGACCTGTCCGCCGCCGAGGTGCAGCTGGTGCACGAGGTCGCCCGCGAGCAGACCCTGCAGCGCGTGCTCGCCCCGGCGCTGGAGAAGTACGACGTCATCCTCATCGACTGCCAGCCGTCCCTCGGCCTGCTGACGGTGAACGCGCTCACCGCCTCGGACGGCGTCATCGTTCCGCTGGAGTGCGAGTACTTCGCGCTGCGTGGCGTCGCGCTGCTCAAGACCACGATCGACAAGGTCAAGGAGCGCCTCAACCCGCGTCTGGAGGTCGAGGGCATCCTCGGCACCATGTTCGACGGCCGGACGCTGCACAGCCGCGAGGTCATGGAGCGGCTCGTCGAGGCATGGGGGGACACCGTCTTCCACACCGTCATCCGGCGTACCGTGAAGTTCTCGGACGCCACCGTGGCCGGCGAGCCGATCACGGCGTACGCGTCCTCGTCCACCGGTGCCGACTCCTACCGGCAGCTGGCCAAGGAGGTGCTGGCTCGTTGGCAGCACGACGCGTGAGCCTGCCGACGGCTGACGACCTGTTCCGGCCGACCAGCGAGGACGAGAACGGCGAGGACGCGCCGTCGGTCAAGGCTGTCCCGGACGCCAAGCCGGCGAAGAAGGCTGCGGCCAAGAAGGCGGCCGGACCGCGCCAGTCCAGCGGGCGGGTACGGCACGACGAGAAGATGACCGTCTACGTGACGGCTGACGAGCTCGTGGACATCGAGCACGCGCGCCTGGACCTGCGACGCCACCACGGCCTGGCCGTGGACCGCGGCCGGCTGGTGCGCGAAGCCCTGGCGATCGTCCTGGCCGATCTCGAGAAGCACGGCGACGACAGCGAGCTCGTCCGCCGCTTGCTCGGGTGACCGCCGGATGAGTACTGCCACCACGACCGCCCCGGACGACCTCGGCGCCGACGGGGTGGAGAGCGGCTTCGCCGTTCGTCTGGACAACTTCGAGGGTCCTTTCGACCTGCTGCTGAGCCTGATCAGCAAGCACAAGATGGACGTCACCGAGGTGGCCCTGTCGAAGGTCACCGACGAGTTCATCGCGCACATCAAGGCGGCGGGCGACGTCTGGGACCTGGAGCAGACGACCTCGTTCCTGCTGATCGCCTCGACGCTGCTGGACCTCAAGGCTGCTCGGCTGCTGCCCTCCGGCGACGTCGAGGACGAGGAGGACCTCGCGCTGCTCGAGGCCCGCGACCTGCTGTTCGCGCGCCTGCTGCAGTACCGCGCCTTCAAGCAGGTGGCCGGGGTGCTGGAGACCCGGATCGACGCCGAGTCGCTGCGCTTCCCCCGGGCCGTCGGACTGGACGAGCGGTTCGCGACGCTGCTGCCCGACGTGCTGATCGGCCTGGGGCTCGAGGAGTTCGCCGGCCTCGCCGCGAAGGCGCTGGAGCCGAAGCCGGAGCCCGAGGGCATCTCGATCGCGCACATCCACGCGCCCGCGGTCAGCGTCCGCGAGCAGGCGCACGTGGTCGTCGAGCGGCTGAAGGTGCACGGCACGCTGACCTTCCGCAAGCTCGCGGCGGACGCGCCGGACACGATGACCCGGGTCGCCCGGTTCCTGGCGCTGCTGGAGCTGTTCCGCGAGGGCGTGCTGGCGTTCGACCAGATGACCCCGCTCGGGGAGCTGACCGTGCGCTGGACGGGCGGTGAGGACCAGGAGGTGGAGATCACCGACGAGTTCGACGGCACCCCGTTGCCGCTCGACGAGCCCCGTGCCGAGGTCACCACCGAGACCGACGCCGACCCCGAGACCGACCCCGGGACCGAAGACCCCGAGACCGACGAACCAGAGGACCAGGAATGACCGAGACCAGCACCGAGGAGGCCGTCGCGGTGGAGGACCAGGTGGTG
The DNA window shown above is from Marmoricola sp. OAE513 and carries:
- a CDS encoding ParA family protein; amino-acid sequence: MVHNPVTAQEREQQDATVLPYKSDPAVTLETPVVQPEENTVDAVIGATGRPLPDFPEPGPVGARTKARVISMCNQKGGVGKTTTTINLGASLAEYGRKVLLVDFDPQGSLSVGLGLNPHQMEYSIYNLLMDREVALEEVVVPSGVAGMDLLPSNIDLSAAEVQLVHEVAREQTLQRVLAPALEKYDVILIDCQPSLGLLTVNALTASDGVIVPLECEYFALRGVALLKTTIDKVKERLNPRLEVEGILGTMFDGRTLHSREVMERLVEAWGDTVFHTVIRRTVKFSDATVAGEPITAYASSSTGADSYRQLAKEVLARWQHDA
- a CDS encoding segregation/condensation protein A, which produces MSTATTTAPDDLGADGVESGFAVRLDNFEGPFDLLLSLISKHKMDVTEVALSKVTDEFIAHIKAAGDVWDLEQTTSFLLIASTLLDLKAARLLPSGDVEDEEDLALLEARDLLFARLLQYRAFKQVAGVLETRIDAESLRFPRAVGLDERFATLLPDVLIGLGLEEFAGLAAKALEPKPEPEGISIAHIHAPAVSVREQAHVVVERLKVHGTLTFRKLAADAPDTMTRVARFLALLELFREGVLAFDQMTPLGELTVRWTGGEDQEVEITDEFDGTPLPLDEPRAEVTTETDADPETDPGTEDPETDEPEDQE